One region of Streptosporangiales bacterium genomic DNA includes:
- the mca gene encoding mycothiol conjugate amidase Mca yields MAVHAHPDDESSKGAATLARYVAEGAEVVVATCTGGERGDILNPALQGDPAVQADLPRIRNDEMKRAIDELGVGHEWLGFVDSGLPEGDPLPPLPDGCFALQPLEAATEPLVRLVRRLRPHVITTYDENGGYPHPDHIMCHRVSVEAFEAAGDPARYPGSGEPWQPLKLYYNVSFHLARFEALHREMERRGLESPYGERLAEWVDDDRPKLPVTTRVDCADYLDVRDRALLAHATQIDPNGHWFAVPLDVQRVAWPTEDYFLARTRIDVQPPEDDLFGGVRDSREAPTWT; encoded by the coding sequence CTGGCCGTCCACGCCCACCCCGACGACGAGTCGAGCAAGGGCGCCGCGACCCTCGCCAGGTACGTCGCGGAGGGCGCCGAGGTCGTCGTCGCCACCTGTACGGGCGGGGAGCGAGGCGACATCCTCAACCCGGCGCTACAGGGCGATCCCGCGGTCCAGGCCGACCTGCCGCGGATCCGGAACGACGAGATGAAGCGCGCCATCGACGAGCTCGGCGTCGGGCACGAGTGGCTCGGCTTCGTCGACTCCGGCCTGCCCGAGGGCGACCCGCTGCCGCCGTTGCCCGACGGCTGCTTCGCGCTGCAGCCCCTCGAGGCGGCGACGGAGCCGCTGGTCCGCCTCGTCCGGCGGCTGCGTCCGCACGTGATCACCACGTACGACGAGAACGGCGGCTACCCGCACCCCGACCACATCATGTGCCACCGCGTGTCGGTCGAGGCGTTCGAGGCGGCCGGCGACCCCGCGCGCTACCCGGGCTCCGGCGAGCCGTGGCAGCCGCTGAAGCTCTACTACAACGTGTCCTTCCACCTGGCGCGGTTCGAGGCCCTGCACCGCGAGATGGAGCGCCGCGGGCTGGAGTCGCCGTACGGCGAGCGGCTGGCCGAGTGGGTCGACGACGACCGGCCGAAGCTCCCCGTCACGACCAGGGTCGACTGCGCCGACTACCTCGACGTACGCGACCGGGCGCTGCTCGCGCACGCGACCCAGATCGACCCGAACGGGCACTGGTTCGCGGTGCCGCTCGACGTGCAGCGGGTAGCCTGGCCCACGGAGGACTACTTCCTCGCACGTACGCGGATAGACGTGCAGCCACCGGAGGACGACCTGTTCGGTGGCGTACGTGACAGCCGGGAGGCACCAACGTGGACCTGA
- the greA gene encoding transcription elongation factor GreA, with translation MIESSVNWLTQEAYDRLKEELDHMTGPGRVELAKKIEAARDEGDLRENGGYHAAKEEQGKAEGRIRQLQDLLRNAQVGQAPADDGVVEPGMQVTVAFPDGDEMSFLLGSREVAADGIEAYSERSPLGSAIHGKKVGDKAKYTLPGGGEMAVKIVSATPYAA, from the coding sequence GTGATCGAGAGCAGCGTCAACTGGCTCACCCAAGAGGCCTACGACCGCCTCAAGGAGGAGCTCGATCACATGACCGGGCCCGGTCGTGTCGAGCTGGCGAAGAAGATCGAAGCCGCGCGCGACGAGGGCGACCTGCGGGAGAACGGTGGCTACCACGCCGCCAAGGAGGAGCAGGGCAAGGCGGAGGGACGGATCCGCCAGCTGCAGGACCTCCTGCGCAACGCCCAGGTCGGCCAGGCGCCCGCCGACGACGGCGTCGTCGAGCCCGGTATGCAGGTCACGGTGGCCTTCCCTGACGGCGACGAGATGTCGTTCCTGCTCGGCTCACGCGAGGTCGCGGCCGACGGCATCGAGGCGTACTCGGAGAGGTCGCCACTCGGTTCCGCGATCCACGGCAAGAAGGTCGGCGACAAGGCGAAGTACACCCTGCCGGGCGGCGGCGAGATGGCGGTCAAGATCGTCTCCGCCACCCCGTACGCGGCCTAG
- a CDS encoding helix-turn-helix domain-containing protein, whose product MATFGAQLRELRTARGLSLSALADQLHYSKGYLSNLERGNKRPNEDLARLCDDALGARGDLIAAAHLDAMASRDATPWQTAELISRIQASDTTPGTLDMLAATVNELCCEYPYRDAADLRSEAHGWLNHVGRLLKKPVGLREHTELLVNAGWLALLIGCLEYDMGMRAAAESTRAAAKQIGDEAGHAEITGWSWEMAAWFALTQGRYRDVLAASDAGRVTDRGHSVHVQLIAQEAKARARLGDVEGLTADLELGREILASLPRPQRTDHHFVVDPDKWAFYAMDAYRLSGDEPHAREYAGIVLDTCITPDGIERAPMRVAEARLTLATIASRDGDLDAAVDMGLKGINGHRRRSLPSLLLVAGELDSELQKRYPHEGPTNEYREALRALHRPD is encoded by the coding sequence ATGGCGACGTTCGGCGCGCAGCTGCGTGAGCTCCGCACAGCGCGGGGCCTGTCGCTGAGCGCGCTCGCCGACCAGCTGCACTACTCCAAGGGGTACCTGTCGAACCTCGAGCGCGGGAACAAACGACCGAACGAGGACCTCGCCCGGCTTTGTGACGACGCGCTCGGCGCCCGCGGGGACCTGATCGCGGCCGCGCACCTCGACGCGATGGCCTCGCGGGACGCGACGCCGTGGCAGACCGCCGAGCTGATCTCCCGCATCCAGGCGTCTGACACCACGCCCGGCACGCTCGACATGCTGGCCGCCACCGTCAACGAGCTGTGCTGCGAGTACCCGTACCGCGACGCCGCCGACCTCCGCTCCGAGGCGCACGGATGGCTGAACCACGTCGGCCGGCTGCTCAAGAAGCCCGTCGGGCTCCGCGAGCACACCGAGCTGCTCGTCAACGCCGGGTGGCTCGCGCTGCTCATCGGGTGCCTGGAGTACGACATGGGCATGCGCGCCGCCGCCGAGTCGACCCGCGCCGCGGCGAAGCAGATCGGCGACGAGGCCGGGCACGCCGAGATCACCGGCTGGTCCTGGGAGATGGCCGCCTGGTTCGCGCTCACCCAGGGCCGCTACCGCGACGTCCTTGCCGCGTCAGACGCTGGCCGGGTCACCGACCGCGGACACTCCGTGCACGTTCAGCTCATCGCCCAAGAGGCGAAGGCCCGCGCCCGCCTGGGCGACGTCGAAGGCCTGACCGCAGACCTCGAGCTCGGCCGGGAGATTCTCGCAAGCCTCCCGCGCCCGCAGCGCACCGACCACCACTTCGTCGTCGACCCCGACAAGTGGGCGTTCTACGCGATGGACGCGTACCGCCTGTCCGGCGACGAACCGCACGCCCGCGAGTACGCCGGCATCGTCCTCGACACCTGTATCACCCCCGACGGGATCGAGCGCGCCCCGATGCGCGTCGCCGAAGCCCGGCTCACCCTCGCCACCATCGCGAGCCGCGACGGGGACCTCGACGCTGCCGTCGACATGGGGTTGAAGGGCATCAACGGCCACCGCCGACGGTCCCTACCGAGCCTGCTGCTCGTCGCCGGCGAACTCGACTCCGAGCTGCAGAAGCGGTACCCGCACGAGGGACCCACCAACGAGTACCGTGAGGCCCTGCGCGCCCTGCACCGCCCCGACTGA